In the Candidatus Omnitrophota bacterium genome, one interval contains:
- a CDS encoding type II toxin-antitoxin system mRNA interferase toxin, RelE/StbE family gives MEIFYHKKFLKAFLKLTLKQQEKVDDAIALFRRDPHDPALFNHALHGKEQGKRAISAGGDLRLIFEEEDDYRRVIFVRVGTHSQVYK, from the coding sequence ATGGAAATTTTTTATCACAAAAAGTTTCTCAAAGCCTTTTTGAAACTAACCCTAAAACAACAAGAAAAAGTTGATGACGCGATTGCTCTTTTTCGGCGGGATCCGCATGATCCAGCGCTTTTTAACCATGCTCTTCACGGTAAAGAGCAAGGAAAACGCGCCATTTCCGCTGGCGGAGATTTGCGATTGATTTTTGAAGAAGAAGACGATTATCGCAGAGTCATCTTCGTTCGCGTTGGAACCCACAGCCAGGTTTACAAGTAA
- a CDS encoding type II toxin-antitoxin system mRNA interferase toxin, RelE/StbE family → MRIELHRNFEKAFAKLNPKQRQRVKETLDLFRRNPYDPQLKNHSLHGCLKGERSISAGGDLRLIFEEEDDYRKVVFVRVGTHNQIYE, encoded by the coding sequence ATGCGGATCGAACTTCATAGAAATTTCGAGAAAGCGTTCGCAAAACTTAATCCTAAACAAAGGCAACGCGTCAAAGAAACCCTTGATCTTTTCCGCCGTAATCCTTACGATCCCCAACTCAAGAATCATTCCTTGCATGGCTGTCTAAAAGGCGAACGCTCAATTTCCGCAGGCGGGGATTTGCGATTGATTTTCGAAGAAGAAGACGATTATCGGAAAGTCGTCTTCGTTCGCGTTGGAACCCACAACCAAATTTATGAGTAA
- a CDS encoding STAS domain-containing protein yields the protein MFQITKNEHGDVIEISMRGILDMDGARDLKFFLEEILLEKKAKFILNFRRVEKINYSNLQMIAAPIQNLMATGTVVLSGVSDTVAKVLKTTPYYQRLKSYANKDEALEALAEI from the coding sequence ATGTTTCAAATTACGAAAAATGAACATGGCGACGTAATTGAGATTTCCATGCGCGGGATTTTGGATATGGACGGAGCGCGGGATTTGAAGTTTTTCCTGGAAGAAATCCTGCTGGAAAAAAAAGCGAAGTTCATTCTCAATTTCCGCCGGGTGGAAAAAATTAACTATTCCAATCTGCAAATGATCGCAGCGCCCATCCAAAACTTGATGGCCACGGGGACGGTCGTACTTAGCGGCGTATCGGACACTGTGGCGAAAGTATTGAAAACGACGCCCTATTACCAACGCCTTAAATCATACGCCAATAAAGACGAGGCTTTGGAAGCCCTCGCGGAAATATAA
- the tpx gene encoding thiol peroxidase, with amino-acid sequence MKRTGVITFKGNPMTLAGPELKTGDKAPDFTVLDNGLQPVKLSDFLGNVTMISAVPSLDTPVCELQTKRFNEEAAKLNTKVLTISMDLPFAQKRFCSSFSVNNVACLSDYKDHSFANAFGLLIDELGLIARAVFVIDKEGKIAYQEIVQEVTEHPNYEKAIAAAKEAGA; translated from the coding sequence ATGAAACGAACAGGCGTAATTACGTTCAAAGGCAATCCTATGACGTTGGCGGGGCCGGAGTTGAAAACGGGAGATAAAGCTCCCGATTTCACCGTTTTGGATAACGGCTTGCAGCCGGTGAAACTATCCGATTTTCTTGGGAACGTGACGATGATTTCCGCCGTTCCTTCGCTGGATACGCCCGTCTGCGAATTGCAAACCAAGCGCTTCAACGAAGAAGCGGCCAAACTGAACACGAAAGTATTAACCATTAGTATGGACCTGCCTTTCGCCCAAAAGCGATTTTGCAGTTCCTTCTCCGTAAACAATGTCGCTTGTCTATCGGATTACAAAGATCATTCGTTCGCCAACGCTTTTGGACTGCTAATCGACGAATTGGGACTTATTGCGCGGGCGGTTTTCGTAATCGATAAAGAGGGGAAAATCGCTTATCAGGAGATCGTACAGGAAGTGACGGAACATCCGAACTACGAAAAAGCCATTGCGGCGGCGAAAGAAGCAGGGGCGTAA
- a CDS encoding Gfo/Idh/MocA family oxidoreductase has product MKKQASVNRRRFIETAGKGAAALAGFYAGAPAVLAAKSPNDLIGVGHIGLGVRGGTLITEVAGRQMGGGVQGTKVVAVCDVYKPHMQKGVERSLNPEVKTYEDHQDLLADPRVDAVVIATPDHWHSPMLIDAAKAKKDVYIEKGWTRTIEEAKAMRAAVKENNIIMQLGHQSRAQTAGAQAAQLIEEGVIGPVSLVRTGRFENNPLGKNIWRWYGWYDYYERPDPKEVIKELDWDRWLGPAPKEPFNMEHFWHWRCYWNYGTGVAGDLLSHEVDFVQWVLKLGIPDACVCSGFNAMLHDGREVPDTWNTIYTYEKKNCTVTFDCSMNTAIVQPPEFRGKEAMLRFDSIAQSVENFEVTADPKTSKYAAKIESGEVKTDKPFLRYDPSKTPQLPNHMEDFFNGVRSRKKTKCNEDEAFIEAATLVMSVTSLKEKRQTRWDAEKEEII; this is encoded by the coding sequence ATGAAAAAACAAGCATCCGTAAATCGAAGAAGATTTATCGAAACGGCGGGCAAAGGCGCGGCGGCGTTGGCGGGCTTCTATGCCGGAGCGCCGGCGGTTCTCGCCGCCAAATCGCCGAACGATCTCATCGGCGTCGGCCATATCGGCCTGGGCGTTCGCGGCGGAACGTTGATTACGGAAGTGGCGGGACGGCAAATGGGCGGCGGCGTCCAAGGAACCAAGGTCGTCGCCGTTTGCGACGTTTATAAGCCGCACATGCAAAAAGGCGTCGAACGCAGCCTGAATCCCGAAGTAAAAACGTATGAAGATCATCAAGACCTGCTTGCCGATCCTCGCGTCGACGCCGTCGTCATCGCCACTCCCGACCATTGGCATTCCCCCATGCTGATCGACGCCGCCAAGGCGAAAAAAGACGTTTACATCGAGAAAGGCTGGACGCGCACGATCGAGGAAGCCAAGGCCATGCGCGCCGCCGTCAAAGAGAATAACATCATCATGCAACTCGGCCACCAAAGCCGCGCCCAGACGGCGGGCGCGCAAGCGGCCCAGTTGATCGAAGAAGGCGTCATCGGCCCCGTCAGTTTAGTGCGCACTGGCCGCTTCGAAAATAATCCGTTGGGGAAGAATATCTGGCGTTGGTATGGCTGGTACGATTACTACGAACGCCCCGATCCCAAAGAAGTCATTAAAGAGTTGGATTGGGATCGTTGGCTGGGACCGGCGCCGAAAGAGCCCTTCAACATGGAACATTTCTGGCATTGGCGCTGTTATTGGAATTATGGAACCGGCGTGGCGGGCGATTTGCTCTCCCATGAAGTCGATTTCGTGCAATGGGTTTTGAAACTAGGCATCCCCGACGCCTGCGTCTGTTCGGGCTTCAACGCCATGCTGCATGACGGACGCGAAGTGCCCGATACCTGGAACACGATCTATACCTACGAGAAGAAAAACTGCACCGTAACCTTCGATTGCAGTATGAACACCGCCATCGTCCAACCGCCGGAATTCCGGGGCAAGGAGGCGATGCTGCGCTTCGATTCCATCGCCCAATCCGTGGAGAATTTCGAAGTAACCGCCGATCCCAAAACTTCGAAATATGCCGCCAAGATCGAATCGGGCGAAGTCAAAACGGACAAGCCTTTTTTGAGATACGATCCCTCCAAAACGCCGCAACTTCCCAACCATATGGAAGATTTCTTTAATGGCGTCCGCAGCCGCAAGAAAACTAAATGCAACGAGGACGAAGCCTTCATCGAAGCGGCGACGCTGGTGATGTCCGTAACATCCCTCAAGGAAAAGCGCCAAACGCGCTGGGATGCGGAGAAAGAGGAGATTATTTAG
- a CDS encoding leucine-rich repeat protein — translation MRKLAFCFFLLLISSLPSYSDTFGDFTYTDSGTAITITGYTGAGGAVVIPDTIAGNPVTTIGANAFQNKSAITSVAIPNSVTSIGDYAFEGCSGLTSVAIPNSVTSIDHYTFQNCSSLTSVVIPNSVTSIGQSVFNGCSGLTSVTIPNSVTSIGTYAFRGSGLTSVTIPASVTTLGNKVFFECASLTSLTVDENNPNYSSQDSVLFNKTKTTLVSYPASKTGTYEIPSSVTSIGQSAFQGCSGLTSVTIPNSVASISAYAFNSCAGLTSVSIPSSVTTIQPYAFRYCSSLTTANFYGNAPSSFGSLVFSDAASGFTIYYRAGKTGWTNPWKTYPTSVFTPMLTVAGLTGANKEYDGTTAATASGTASLSGVDGADDVTLAGTPVFMFASAEIGDGIGITTTGYSLSGAAASNYALTQPSLTANITKRSITVTAEAQSKNMGASDPHLNYRITSGSLLGADTFSGALARDPGETGGVYAIRQGTLALRSDRYILTFVGANFTITAAPVLTMTFADGSSITGNYAWKETFVSLPFTVRFIFSDPDDPASSLTVENYNLPPGATIVKQADGVYLVTYAQDQPGNVFIQLLARDPQGNSLLGSVSVEFKTAPTFTPTASPTPTFTPSPTATVTNTPEPTATPTLTPTATPTFTPTYTPTDTYTPEPTATSTNTPTATLTPTATPTCTPTATHTPLPTATPTVTPDSANKPPRISFYFPADAHANPAYFTFKRNEYIKLGMVVDDADGPYSPEQMTVPQNWTISGDVNAVEVKYFVYNHQARISLLLSTSQLGQYTLNIQVYDGNKASDAYIVNWCVMETVPPSLELSSCSQNLACVCQNSCLSMQVKCVNKYEAQAANIVVPATAPVLDSSLTTIGNQSIMILRADSSELGRFQFELYAYASDGKTYSTLVISYEVTAPPTATPAPAATNTPALTATNTPKPLPTITPVPPTATLIPPTSTPTNTPTTQPTLIPDPVPPAKVTAEQIDFVQIKIAWTTNEANTGYVIAAFMPVDKYILKFSGIIAEATGEKWFNLKPEDEGEYDFYVRGINAAGKVSGWTKAERLTVIVQSQPIAIRIYDNLSSIIDISGATDYDTLENRQLIISWEYNSNEQVSSYHIYVATDATDSQGKFLGFRSSSSTALEWKKGNISIAPAFRSGPESGSYIFRIFALRSGKTALGPYSSRMVKLAPMFIVTDNLDSFADLSNSIDYDAPDARELVFRWHHDGGDFDPANITSFHIYVQTNNAGNFAYMGRAPSTDTVLVWKKTTDYSILPAFRSGPQFGNSYKFLLYAIIDPNRHYGPFHAAGPVLFIQQ, via the coding sequence ATGCGCAAATTAGCATTTTGTTTTTTCCTCCTTTTAATTTCTTCCCTACCCTCCTATTCCGATACGTTCGGCGATTTCACCTACACGGACTCCGGCACGGCGATTACCATCACGGGATATACCGGCGCGGGCGGCGCTGTGGTTATCCCCGATACGATTGCCGGCAATCCTGTAACCACTATTGGAGCCAATGCGTTTCAAAACAAGAGCGCTATCACCAGCGTCGCGATCCCCAATAGCGTTACCAGCATTGGGGATTATGCGTTTGAAGGATGCAGCGGCTTGACCAGCGTCGCGATCCCCAACAGCGTGACTAGCATTGATCACTATACATTTCAAAATTGCAGTAGTTTAACTAGCGTCGTAATTCCCAATAGCGTAACCAGCATTGGACAATCTGTGTTTAATGGATGCAGCGGATTGACCAGCGTAACGATCCCCAATAGCGTAACCAGCATTGGAACTTATGCGTTTAGAGGCAGCGGATTGACCAGCGTAACGATCCCCGCTAGCGTTACTACTTTAGGAAATAAAGTATTTTTTGAATGTGCGAGTTTGACCAGTCTCACTGTGGATGAGAATAATCCTAATTATTCCAGCCAAGATAGCGTTCTCTTCAACAAAACAAAAACGACTCTGGTGTCCTATCCTGCAAGCAAAACAGGAACTTATGAGATTCCCTCTAGCGTAACCAGCATAGGACAATCTGCGTTTCAGGGATGCAGCGGTTTGACCAGCGTAACGATCCCAAATAGCGTTGCCAGTATTAGCGCTTACGCGTTTAATAGCTGCGCGGGTTTGACCAGCGTTTCAATCCCCAGCAGCGTAACAACCATTCAACCTTATGCCTTTAGATATTGCAGCAGTTTGACCACAGCGAATTTTTATGGGAATGCTCCATCATCTTTTGGAAGCCTCGTTTTTTCCGACGCCGCCTCGGGTTTTACCATCTACTACCGGGCGGGAAAAACTGGCTGGACGAATCCTTGGAAAACGTACCCAACATCCGTCTTTACGCCCATGCTGACGGTCGCCGGACTAACGGGCGCCAATAAAGAATATGATGGAACTACCGCGGCGACGGCGTCGGGAACCGCCTCTCTCTCGGGCGTCGACGGGGCAGATGACGTAACGCTCGCCGGAACGCCTGTCTTCATGTTCGCCTCGGCGGAAATCGGAGACGGCATTGGCATTACGACGACTGGCTATTCGTTAAGCGGTGCGGCGGCGAGCAACTATGCGCTGACGCAACCGTCACTGACCGCCAACATCACCAAGCGTTCGATTACGGTAACGGCAGAAGCCCAAAGCAAAAACATGGGCGCCAGCGATCCCCATCTTAACTACCGCATAACCAGCGGATCGCTGCTCGGCGCCGATACGTTCTCCGGCGCTCTGGCCCGCGATCCCGGCGAAACGGGCGGAGTCTACGCCATCCGTCAAGGAACGCTGGCCTTGCGCAGCGACCGTTACATTTTGACGTTTGTCGGAGCCAACTTCACGATTACCGCCGCGCCGGTTTTGACGATGACGTTTGCCGACGGCAGCTCCATAACCGGCAACTACGCATGGAAAGAGACGTTTGTTAGCTTGCCGTTTACCGTTCGGTTTATTTTCAGCGATCCGGACGATCCCGCATCGTCGCTGACGGTGGAAAATTACAATCTTCCACCCGGTGCAACCATCGTGAAGCAAGCGGATGGAGTGTATTTGGTAACTTATGCGCAAGACCAGCCAGGGAACGTATTTATCCAATTGCTGGCGCGGGATCCGCAAGGCAACAGCCTGCTAGGCTCGGTAAGCGTTGAATTTAAAACCGCGCCGACGTTCACTCCGACGGCTTCGCCAACCCCTACCTTCACTCCATCGCCGACGGCTACCGTTACGAACACGCCGGAACCGACCGCCACGCCAACGCTCACGCCGACGGCGACGCCAACATTCACGCCGACCTATACGCCGACGGACACCTATACGCCGGAACCGACGGCTACGTCTACGAACACGCCGACAGCGACGCTCACACCGACGGCGACGCCGACCTGCACGCCGACGGCGACTCATACGCCGTTGCCGACGGCGACGCCGACCGTCACTCCGGACAGCGCCAACAAACCGCCGCGGATTTCCTTCTATTTCCCCGCCGATGCGCACGCCAACCCCGCCTATTTCACTTTTAAGCGAAACGAATACATTAAGCTGGGCATGGTCGTAGACGACGCGGATGGACCCTATTCGCCGGAACAAATGACGGTGCCGCAAAACTGGACGATCTCCGGCGACGTAAACGCCGTAGAAGTAAAATACTTCGTTTACAACCATCAGGCGCGAATATCGTTGCTTTTATCGACATCGCAACTTGGACAATATACATTGAACATTCAAGTATATGACGGCAACAAAGCCAGCGATGCGTATATAGTCAACTGGTGCGTCATGGAAACCGTCCCGCCATCCTTAGAATTGTCTTCTTGCAGCCAAAACTTAGCGTGCGTATGTCAAAACAGTTGTTTGTCAATGCAAGTGAAATGCGTAAACAAGTATGAAGCGCAGGCGGCGAATATAGTGGTTCCCGCAACGGCCCCGGTATTGGACAGTTCGCTGACAACGATAGGCAATCAATCCATCATGATCCTTAGGGCGGACTCCAGCGAACTGGGCCGCTTTCAGTTCGAATTGTACGCCTACGCCAGCGACGGCAAAACATATTCTACGCTGGTTATTTCCTATGAAGTGACGGCGCCGCCAACCGCGACGCCTGCGCCTGCCGCGACAAATACTCCCGCCCTAACCGCTACGAATACGCCTAAGCCGCTGCCAACAATAACCCCCGTTCCTCCCACAGCCACGCTGATTCCGCCGACGAGTACGCCAACGAATACGCCGACAACGCAGCCGACCTTGATCCCCGATCCCGTCCCCCCCGCGAAGGTGACGGCGGAACAAATCGACTTCGTGCAAATCAAAATCGCATGGACGACGAACGAAGCAAATACAGGCTACGTCATCGCGGCATTTATGCCTGTCGATAAGTACATTTTAAAATTCAGCGGCATTATCGCCGAAGCGACCGGCGAAAAATGGTTCAACCTAAAGCCGGAAGACGAAGGCGAATACGATTTCTACGTTCGTGGAATCAACGCCGCCGGAAAAGTAAGCGGATGGACGAAAGCCGAAAGGCTGACTGTCATTGTTCAGTCGCAGCCTATCGCCATACGCATCTATGATAATCTTTCTTCTATAATAGATATTAGCGGCGCAACGGATTACGATACGTTGGAAAACCGCCAGTTGATAATAAGCTGGGAATATAACTCCAACGAACAAGTAAGCAGCTATCACATTTATGTTGCGACGGACGCAACGGATAGTCAAGGAAAATTCCTTGGTTTTAGGAGCAGTTCATCTACCGCGCTTGAATGGAAAAAAGGCAATATTTCTATTGCGCCGGCTTTCCGCTCTGGTCCGGAGTCTGGCTCGTACATTTTCCGAATTTTTGCTTTGCGGAGTGGAAAAACTGCTTTGGGACCTTATTCAAGCAGGATGGTAAAACTCGCGCCCATGTTCATTGTAACGGACAACTTGGATTCGTTCGCCGATTTGAGCAATAGTATAGATTACGATGCGCCAGATGCCCGCGAACTCGTTTTTCGTTGGCATCATGACGGCGGCGATTTCGATCCTGCAAATATCACGTCTTTCCATATCTATGTACAAACGAATAATGCTGGGAACTTTGCCTATATGGGCAGAGCGCCAAGTACGGATACGGTTTTAGTCTGGAAAAAGACCACGGATTACTCCATCCTTCCTGCATTCCGCTCCGGCCCGCAGTTTGGCAATTCGTATAAATTTCTATTATACGCTATTATAGATCCAAACAGGCACTACGGACCGTTTCATGCAGCCGGACCCGTATTGTTCATTCAACAGTAA
- a CDS encoding glycosyltransferase family 39 protein: MRYTSTDAVKRHAPFLMIFLAGLLLRVWTIGYGTNVDEGDYLMQGREMTHGYWPYRDVHLNKPPLVSFLAYPFFLVFNIPIIPARIFMIAVSASALAALYGLGRLCGEERGGLLAAGFFAFDPFAAVWAKYLHVSTLAPVLSLWALVCFLWGMKSQRRIGLMLSGVFAALCLLNKQTGVIVLPALFFAFLLFENRRWRDWQWFLLGFFPLPLLLIFYLALLNAFEPFFYDIYYSNFAMADFFNQSAAARWGEFLAVEYWNPIAWYGIAAGLVIMALKRRRYLIWLIVWFSLEFGVNIFALSHIWQHYVLAIMPSAFALSGLGLAALLDWAPLRRRLSEPANRWLPAVMALILTAPFWMRADWRYPNMTLEDERGFAAQIARHCPSPYLLCFANAAYFMLTDKEVPPSIRHGRKVRIPPFMNTAGRKYLSLEDMKKTVELWRTLPMDYCVMYDKYARQIFIDQDPHLEPVRQFLENDFERAPNLSKNLRTYYAHMICFARKRN; encoded by the coding sequence ATGCGTTATACCTCCACGGATGCCGTCAAACGCCATGCGCCTTTCTTAATGATCTTCCTGGCGGGTTTGCTATTGCGCGTCTGGACTATCGGCTATGGAACCAATGTGGATGAGGGCGATTACCTGATGCAGGGGCGCGAAATGACGCATGGTTATTGGCCCTACCGCGACGTGCATTTGAACAAACCGCCACTAGTAAGTTTTCTGGCCTATCCTTTCTTTCTAGTTTTTAATATTCCCATCATCCCTGCGCGGATATTCATGATCGCCGTCAGCGCCTCCGCTCTCGCCGCACTCTATGGATTAGGACGCCTTTGCGGCGAGGAGCGCGGGGGTCTTTTGGCGGCGGGATTTTTTGCCTTCGATCCCTTCGCCGCCGTATGGGCGAAATATCTGCACGTCTCCACGCTGGCGCCGGTCTTATCGCTTTGGGCGTTGGTTTGCTTTTTATGGGGGATGAAATCGCAACGGCGGATCGGCTTGATGTTATCGGGCGTGTTTGCAGCGCTATGCCTATTGAATAAACAAACCGGCGTCATTGTTCTGCCCGCGTTATTCTTCGCTTTTCTTCTTTTCGAAAATAGGCGTTGGCGGGATTGGCAATGGTTTCTGCTCGGATTCTTCCCCTTGCCTCTATTGCTTATTTTCTATTTGGCGTTGTTAAACGCATTCGAGCCTTTTTTCTATGACATCTACTATTCCAATTTCGCCATGGCCGATTTCTTCAACCAATCCGCCGCTGCGCGCTGGGGCGAGTTTCTCGCCGTAGAGTATTGGAATCCTATCGCCTGGTATGGAATCGCGGCGGGCTTAGTCATTATGGCGTTGAAGCGGCGGCGATATTTGATTTGGCTAATCGTATGGTTCAGTTTGGAATTCGGCGTCAACATTTTCGCCTTGAGCCACATCTGGCAGCATTACGTCCTCGCCATCATGCCATCCGCCTTCGCGTTGAGCGGTTTGGGTCTCGCCGCTCTCTTGGATTGGGCGCCGCTGCGACGCCGCCTCTCCGAACCTGCCAACCGCTGGCTGCCCGCTGTGATGGCGTTAATCCTTACCGCCCCTTTCTGGATGCGCGCCGATTGGCGTTATCCTAATATGACTTTAGAGGACGAACGCGGATTCGCCGCCCAGATCGCGCGCCATTGTCCATCGCCCTACTTGCTGTGCTTCGCCAATGCGGCGTATTTCATGCTGACGGATAAGGAAGTCCCTCCTTCAATCCGCCATGGAAGAAAAGTGCGCATCCCTCCCTTTATGAATACGGCGGGAAGAAAATATCTTTCGCTGGAGGATATGAAAAAAACCGTGGAATTATGGCGCACGCTGCCAATGGATTATTGCGTTATGTACGATAAATACGCCCGGCAGATTTTTATCGATCAAGACCCCCATCTGGAACCGGTAAGGCAATTTTTGGAAAACGATTTCGAACGCGCGCCGAATCTGTCGAAAAACCTTCGAACGTATTACGCCCATATGATTTGTTTTGCGAGGAAAAGAAACTAA
- a CDS encoding oligopeptide/dipeptide ABC transporter ATP-binding protein, giving the protein MEPQPLLRVDNLVKYFPVRQGLFGRAREFVKAVDGVSFSLQPGETLGLAGESGCGKTTVGRLILRLLEADGGDVRFKDSPNLLTLSPQEMRPYRKWMQIVFQDPYSSLNPRLTAGGALNEPLKLFRIRQSRGERRERCAELLRSVGLNEEHLSRYPHEFSGGQRQRIGIARALAVEPELIVADEAVSALDVSIQAQILNLLLELRDRFGLSFLFIAHDLSIVRHISDRAAIMYLGKIVELAATKAIFSQPKHPYTLALLDAIPHPAPGKKKRILLEGDVPNPIQPPPGCPFHTRCRFRFEPCSEIAPQMQSLGGGIVACHLYNREFNAAIPETILDYPPSSRGAGI; this is encoded by the coding sequence ATGGAACCGCAACCGCTGCTGAGGGTTGACAACCTCGTCAAATATTTCCCCGTCCGGCAAGGCTTGTTCGGACGCGCCCGCGAATTCGTGAAAGCAGTGGACGGCGTCTCCTTCTCCTTGCAGCCGGGAGAAACGCTGGGACTGGCGGGTGAAAGCGGCTGCGGTAAAACCACCGTGGGGCGGTTGATTCTGCGCCTGTTGGAGGCGGACGGCGGCGACGTTCGTTTTAAAGATTCCCCCAACCTCTTGACGCTTTCGCCACAAGAAATGCGTCCATACCGCAAATGGATGCAAATCGTATTTCAGGATCCTTATTCTTCTCTCAATCCACGCCTCACGGCGGGCGGCGCGTTGAACGAACCGTTGAAACTTTTTCGCATCCGCCAAAGCCGCGGCGAGCGCCGCGAGCGATGCGCGGAGTTGTTGCGATCGGTGGGGCTGAACGAGGAACATCTTTCCCGTTACCCCCACGAATTCTCCGGGGGACAGCGGCAGCGGATCGGCATCGCCCGCGCCTTGGCCGTAGAGCCGGAATTGATTGTCGCCGACGAAGCCGTATCCGCCCTGGACGTTTCCATTCAAGCCCAGATTCTCAATCTTCTGCTGGAATTGCGCGACCGGTTTGGATTGAGTTTTCTTTTCATCGCCCACGATCTATCCATCGTGCGCCATATCAGCGACCGCGCAGCGATTATGTATCTGGGAAAAATCGTAGAACTGGCGGCGACCAAGGCGATTTTCTCCCAACCCAAGCATCCTTACACTCTGGCGCTCCTCGATGCGATCCCCCATCCTGCGCCGGGTAAGAAGAAACGGATTCTGCTCGAGGGCGACGTCCCCAATCCCATTCAACCTCCGCCGGGCTGCCCTTTTCATACGCGCTGCCGCTTCCGCTTCGAACCCTGTTCCGAAATCGCGCCGCAAATGCAGTCGCTTGGCGGCGGAATTGTCGCCTGTCATCTGTATAACCGGGAATTCAACGCCGCTATTCCCGAAACCATTCTCGATTATCCGCCCTCATCGCGGGGCGCCGGGATTTGA